The following proteins are co-located in the Sphingomonas donggukensis genome:
- a CDS encoding glycosyltransferase family 4 protein has translation MSAHDTRAAPPTGLRVLHLVTDAYGGYGGIALHNRDVIESLAEEPRLAEIVSIPRIAAPFDDAVPPKVTFDTSGIAGKRAFLATVWRHLRDRRGFDAIWCGHINLAPIAWLAARWTRAPWALAIHGIDAWPRAASARARFFASRADLVVSVSQVTLDRFRSWCPVDPARCVIVHNAIHLEAYGMAPRRADLVEKYGLADRTVVLSFGRLDPTERYKGFDELIEAMPDLLRMRPDLTYLVAGRGGDLPRLQAKALALGVADQVVFTGSIEEADKADIYRLADVFALPGRGEGFGIVLLEAMACGVPAIGSSRDGSREAVRDGLIGQVVDPDDSDQLREAILTAIEQPKSVPAGLAHFSLESFGKRIRGAMARLIEA, from the coding sequence ATGAGCGCGCACGACACCCGCGCCGCGCCGCCAACCGGCCTGCGCGTGCTGCATCTGGTGACGGATGCCTATGGCGGCTACGGCGGTATCGCGCTCCACAACCGCGACGTGATCGAGTCCCTGGCCGAGGAACCGCGCCTCGCGGAGATCGTCTCGATCCCGCGCATCGCCGCGCCGTTCGACGACGCGGTCCCGCCGAAGGTGACTTTCGACACGAGCGGCATCGCCGGCAAGCGCGCGTTCCTCGCCACCGTCTGGCGGCATCTTCGGGATCGGCGCGGGTTCGACGCGATCTGGTGCGGCCATATCAATCTCGCGCCCATTGCCTGGCTCGCCGCGCGGTGGACGCGCGCGCCGTGGGCGTTGGCGATCCACGGTATCGACGCCTGGCCGCGCGCGGCGTCGGCCCGCGCCCGCTTCTTCGCCAGCCGCGCCGACTTGGTCGTCAGCGTCAGCCAGGTGACGCTCGACCGGTTCCGCTCGTGGTGCCCTGTCGATCCGGCGCGCTGCGTGATCGTCCACAACGCCATCCACCTGGAGGCCTACGGCATGGCGCCCCGCCGGGCCGACCTCGTCGAGAAATACGGTCTCGCCGACCGCACGGTGGTGCTCAGCTTCGGGCGGCTTGATCCGACCGAACGCTACAAGGGTTTCGACGAGTTGATCGAGGCGATGCCCGATCTGTTGCGGATGCGCCCCGACCTCACCTATCTCGTCGCCGGTCGCGGCGGCGACCTGCCGCGACTGCAAGCCAAGGCGCTGGCGCTGGGCGTCGCCGACCAGGTCGTGTTCACCGGCAGCATAGAAGAAGCGGACAAGGCCGATATCTACCGCCTGGCCGACGTGTTCGCACTGCCCGGACGAGGCGAAGGTTTCGGCATCGTCCTGCTCGAGGCGATGGCCTGCGGCGTGCCGGCGATCGGCAGCAGCCGCGACGGTTCGCGCGAGGCCGTGCGCGACGGTCTGATCGGGCAGGTCGTCGATCCAGACGATTCCGACCAGCTGCGCGAGGCGATCCTGACCGCGATCGAGCAACCGAAGAGCGTGCCGGCGGGGCTCGCACATTTCTCGCTCGAATCCTTCGGAAAGCGTATCAGAGGCGCGATGGCGAGGCTGATCGAGGCATGA
- a CDS encoding glycosyltransferase family 4 protein, translating to MSLSTAPGGDERLRSKPKKRLAIIVSHPIQHFVSLYRALADSPDIVVRVFYASRIGLDPYFDAEMNVELAWKMDLLAGYDHVFLAGAERVKSIGFSTIDSPGLEDALDAYDPDSVMVYGYNQRNALRAADWGHRMGRAVLMISDSELLQRRAFWRRAVKRLLVPLAYRRIDAFLSVGDRNEAYYRHHGVPASRIFRSPFTIDEGAFKRAAAVRAEVRAALRKDLGLEPDAIIALFVGKLTERKRPQDLLRAVSALADDGVTVHAVFAGNGALMEPMRQEIEALGAPGHLLGFVNVDRLPGLYAASDLLVHPSEADPHPLVCSEAACVGLPVVLSDRIGAEGATDIARSGENALVYPVGDVQALAAHIRSLAEDADLRAAMGRRALEIFGELDLHRSVDGIRRAIEAGPRRGRRA from the coding sequence GTGAGCCTATCCACTGCCCCCGGCGGCGACGAACGCCTGCGCTCTAAGCCAAAGAAGCGCTTGGCGATCATTGTTTCGCATCCGATTCAGCATTTCGTGTCGCTCTACCGCGCGCTCGCGGATTCACCGGACATCGTTGTCCGGGTATTTTACGCCAGTCGGATCGGTCTCGATCCTTATTTCGATGCCGAGATGAATGTCGAGCTGGCATGGAAGATGGATTTGTTGGCGGGCTACGACCACGTTTTCCTGGCCGGCGCGGAAAGAGTTAAGTCCATCGGCTTTTCCACGATTGATTCTCCCGGACTCGAAGACGCGCTGGACGCCTATGATCCGGACTCGGTGATGGTGTACGGCTACAATCAGCGTAACGCGTTGCGTGCCGCGGACTGGGGTCACCGTATGGGGCGCGCCGTCCTGATGATAAGCGACAGCGAATTGCTGCAACGACGCGCGTTCTGGCGTCGCGCAGTCAAGCGGCTGCTCGTGCCGCTGGCCTATCGTCGCATCGATGCTTTTTTATCCGTGGGTGATCGCAACGAAGCCTATTACCGCCACCACGGCGTTCCGGCATCGCGCATTTTCCGGTCTCCCTTCACTATCGACGAGGGGGCGTTCAAGCGCGCCGCCGCCGTCCGTGCGGAAGTGCGCGCCGCGTTGCGCAAGGATCTCGGACTCGAGCCTGACGCGATCATCGCTCTGTTCGTAGGCAAGCTGACCGAACGAAAGCGCCCGCAGGATCTGTTGCGGGCTGTGTCGGCACTCGCTGACGACGGTGTGACCGTCCACGCCGTCTTCGCAGGCAACGGCGCTTTGATGGAACCGATGCGGCAGGAGATCGAGGCGCTGGGTGCGCCGGGGCACCTGCTCGGATTCGTAAACGTGGATCGGCTTCCGGGCCTCTATGCGGCGTCGGACTTGCTCGTTCACCCGTCGGAAGCGGACCCCCATCCATTGGTTTGCTCCGAGGCGGCATGCGTCGGTCTGCCGGTCGTGCTGAGCGACAGGATCGGGGCCGAGGGGGCGACGGACATCGCGCGTTCTGGTGAAAACGCCTTGGTTTATCCTGTCGGCGACGTGCAGGCCCTGGCCGCCCATATCCGATCATTGGCCGAAGACGCCGACCTGCGCGCGGCGATGGGTCGGCGGGCGCTCGAGATATTTGGCGAGTTGGACCTGCACCGCAGCGTCGACGGCATCAGGCGCGCAATCGAAGCGGGACCGCGGCGTGGTCGCCGAGCATGA
- a CDS encoding glycosyltransferase family 2 protein: MRLDSAAKPSVTAIILSFNEEVHIERCITRLQPVCERIVVIDSFSIDRTVEIARGLGAEVLQNPFRGHADQFDWGMRAAKVTSDWTMKIDCDEYLEEGLIAQIRRDLGSLPETVTGCDLKLKVIFKGKFIRWGGYYRTVLTRLWRTGVGSVEKRWMDEKIVLAHGERHRLNGGDLVDESLKDIGWWTAKHNHYATLQMIDFINLEHRIFPLDERMAVDANANARRKRFFRNILYAGAPLYLRAVLYFVQRYFLRLGFLDGRMGFVWHFMQGFWFFMLMDAKIDEARRQIAAYGTEGFGDYLERTYGIRDAVPVASPEQVA, from the coding sequence ATGCGCCTCGATTCCGCGGCCAAGCCCTCGGTCACGGCGATCATCCTGTCGTTCAACGAGGAAGTGCACATCGAACGCTGCATCACGCGGCTCCAGCCGGTGTGCGAGCGGATCGTGGTGATCGACAGCTTCTCGATCGACCGCACGGTCGAGATTGCGCGCGGGCTGGGCGCGGAAGTCCTGCAAAACCCCTTCCGCGGCCATGCCGACCAGTTCGACTGGGGCATGCGCGCCGCGAAGGTGACGTCCGACTGGACGATGAAGATCGACTGCGACGAGTATCTGGAGGAGGGGCTGATCGCGCAGATCCGTCGCGATCTGGGCTCTCTGCCGGAGACCGTCACCGGATGCGATCTGAAGCTGAAGGTGATCTTCAAGGGCAAGTTCATCCGCTGGGGCGGCTATTACCGCACGGTCCTGACCCGGCTGTGGCGGACCGGCGTGGGGTCGGTCGAGAAACGCTGGATGGACGAGAAGATCGTCCTCGCGCACGGCGAGCGCCACCGGCTGAACGGGGGCGACCTGGTCGACGAGAGCCTGAAGGACATCGGCTGGTGGACCGCCAAGCATAACCATTATGCGACGCTGCAGATGATCGACTTCATCAATCTGGAGCATCGGATCTTCCCGCTGGACGAGCGGATGGCGGTCGACGCCAATGCCAACGCCCGGCGCAAACGCTTCTTTCGCAACATCCTGTATGCCGGGGCGCCGCTGTACCTGCGGGCGGTGCTGTATTTCGTCCAACGCTATTTCCTGCGTCTGGGCTTCCTCGATGGTCGCATGGGGTTCGTCTGGCATTTCATGCAGGGCTTCTGGTTCTTCATGCTGATGGACGCGAAGATCGACGAGGCACGGCGCCAGATCGCAGCGTACGGCACCGAGGGCTTCGGCGACTATCTGGAGCGGACCTATGGCATCCGTGATGCCGTTCCCGTCGCCTCGCCGGAGCAGGTAGCGTGA
- a CDS encoding class I SAM-dependent methyltransferase: protein MTDTSALYDDYHAWKGWGTAFAWTAEEGRYYAAEFAVDPTGLEVLEIGFGAGEFLGWAKDQGARVSGIEITAASIAAAEKAGIPLLAADFEQHSALRAEFYDAVVAFDVFEHLPPAAIPAKIAAIARSLKPGGRLILRYPNGQSPFGLDPQNGDATHLIALSRAKIEQFASGTGLRTIRYGGVARVRSGNAARDAVRTARHIVRRMIEAVVRFAYGTSVELAPVAVHVLAKQAPSASAVVPEPGKE from the coding sequence ATGACCGACACCTCCGCGCTGTATGACGACTATCACGCCTGGAAAGGCTGGGGCACGGCCTTTGCCTGGACCGCCGAAGAAGGACGCTATTATGCGGCTGAATTCGCCGTGGATCCGACCGGCCTCGAGGTGCTCGAGATCGGGTTCGGGGCAGGCGAATTTCTCGGCTGGGCAAAGGATCAAGGCGCGCGCGTTAGCGGGATTGAGATCACCGCCGCGTCGATCGCCGCCGCGGAGAAGGCCGGCATCCCGCTGCTTGCAGCCGATTTCGAGCAACACAGTGCGCTGCGCGCCGAGTTCTATGACGCAGTCGTCGCCTTTGACGTGTTCGAACATCTTCCGCCCGCCGCCATACCTGCGAAGATCGCGGCGATCGCGCGTTCGCTCAAGCCCGGCGGGCGCCTCATCCTGCGCTATCCCAACGGCCAAAGCCCGTTCGGGCTCGATCCGCAGAACGGCGACGCGACCCACCTGATCGCCCTGTCTCGGGCCAAGATCGAACAATTCGCGAGCGGCACGGGATTACGAACGATACGCTATGGAGGGGTGGCGCGTGTGCGTTCTGGAAACGCCGCCCGCGATGCGGTGCGGACTGCGCGCCATATCGTGCGCCGGATGATCGAGGCGGTGGTCAGGTTCGCCTATGGTACCAGCGTCGAACTGGCGCCGGTGGCGGTTCACGTGTTGGCAAAGCAAGCCCCGAGTGCTTCCGCAGTCGTTCCCGAGCCGGGCAAGGAGTGA
- a CDS encoding CgeB family protein, giving the protein MATEFWHGATGLGLANGFRDLGWLVEQIDVRDFLPHGRGIVSRIEARLLQKFHVADYNAAILRAVERCGATVFITVKGSFVTAGTLASLHARGVRTVNYYPDVEFEHVGTDRSVLSRYDLIVTTKTYHLDYLKDLVGSNRLAFVHHGYSPLVHRPVSVPADENDYEYDITYVGNPSPYKLAWLRHVVDAFPDRRIAIVGWNWANIAKGPAFERAIIGHAISGDFYAHLVGVSRINLALHSGPVRTPGWEDAVSTRSFEIPACGGFMLHVDNAEVRSLYDPDKEIGTFSTPGDLVGNIDRFLADADDRRAVAAAGHARAVPAYSLDARATEIANAIQRL; this is encoded by the coding sequence ATGGCGACGGAATTCTGGCATGGGGCTACGGGTCTGGGTCTCGCCAACGGCTTTCGCGACCTTGGATGGTTGGTCGAGCAGATCGACGTTCGTGATTTTCTGCCCCATGGCAGGGGAATTGTCAGCCGCATCGAAGCGCGTCTGCTGCAGAAATTTCATGTCGCGGACTATAATGCCGCGATTCTTCGCGCCGTGGAACGGTGCGGGGCTACCGTATTTATCACCGTTAAGGGTAGTTTCGTCACGGCTGGCACGCTTGCAAGTCTTCATGCGCGCGGTGTTCGCACCGTGAATTACTATCCCGATGTGGAATTCGAGCATGTCGGCACCGACCGTTCCGTTCTTTCGCGCTACGACCTGATCGTAACCACCAAAACCTATCACCTCGATTATCTGAAGGATTTGGTCGGATCGAACAGGCTGGCATTCGTGCACCACGGATACTCTCCGCTGGTCCACCGCCCCGTCTCTGTGCCTGCGGATGAGAACGATTACGAATACGATATAACGTACGTGGGAAATCCGTCGCCCTACAAGCTTGCTTGGCTAAGGCACGTCGTCGACGCATTTCCGGACCGAAGAATTGCGATCGTCGGATGGAATTGGGCGAACATTGCCAAAGGCCCGGCTTTCGAGCGCGCGATCATCGGACATGCGATCAGCGGCGATTTCTACGCCCATCTCGTCGGCGTGAGCCGCATCAACCTCGCGCTGCATTCCGGGCCGGTGCGTACGCCCGGATGGGAGGATGCAGTATCGACGAGAAGCTTCGAAATACCAGCATGCGGCGGGTTCATGTTGCATGTCGATAATGCTGAAGTGCGATCGCTTTACGATCCGGATAAGGAGATCGGGACGTTTTCCACACCGGGCGACCTTGTCGGGAACATCGACCGATTTCTCGCCGATGCCGATGATCGGCGGGCGGTTGCGGCTGCTGGTCATGCGAGAGCGGTGCCGGCCTATTCGCTCGATGCGCGCGCAACGGAGATCGCCAACGCCATTCAGCGGCTATGA
- a CDS encoding glycosyltransferase family 4 protein, with translation MKPRVLICAGSYVPGFDSSGPNLSLRAMCEALRDDFDFSIAARDRPLGAAASTVEAGRWHDLGYARSIHLPARRIGVSGLGKLLAETPHDVLDLNGFFDRDFTIPALVHRRWAGRSGGVLLSPRGEFSGGALALKSPQKRAYLFAARALGLLRGVTLHATSDAEFADIREALPDSDVRLVTNLRPMFDLPDHAPRPPGTPLRVAFLGRISPVKGLDVALRALARVVRPVRFEIYGPAQDMAHWEGCQRLIAALPGHIEAVAMGEIANADAALAMARQDVLLLPSRSENFGHSIFEALAAGTPVVIGQKTPWRDLAAVQAGWDVPLDDVDAVAAAIDRFAIMPDAELAAWRTGARRRAEAHVAGSDALPKMRELFNELAGKKAKR, from the coding sequence GTGAAGCCCCGCGTCCTGATCTGTGCTGGCAGCTATGTTCCGGGATTTGATTCCTCCGGCCCGAACCTCAGCCTGCGCGCGATGTGCGAAGCGTTGCGGGACGATTTCGATTTCAGCATCGCCGCCCGCGACCGACCGCTCGGCGCCGCCGCGTCGACCGTGGAGGCGGGCCGCTGGCACGACCTTGGATACGCCCGCTCGATCCACCTGCCCGCGCGCCGGATCGGTGTGTCGGGGCTGGGCAAGCTGCTCGCCGAGACGCCGCACGACGTTCTCGACCTGAACGGTTTCTTCGACCGGGACTTCACGATTCCGGCGCTTGTCCACCGCCGGTGGGCGGGCCGCAGCGGCGGTGTACTGCTGTCGCCACGCGGCGAATTTTCGGGCGGGGCGCTCGCGCTGAAATCGCCGCAGAAGCGGGCCTATCTGTTCGCGGCGCGTGCGCTCGGCCTGCTGCGCGGGGTGACGCTGCACGCCACCAGCGATGCCGAATTCGCCGACATCCGCGAAGCCTTGCCGGACAGCGACGTGCGGCTGGTCACGAACCTGCGGCCCATGTTCGATCTGCCGGATCATGCACCGCGTCCGCCGGGCACGCCCCTGCGCGTGGCGTTCCTCGGGCGCATCTCGCCGGTCAAGGGACTGGACGTCGCGTTGCGCGCGCTGGCCCGCGTCGTGCGGCCGGTCCGCTTCGAAATCTACGGCCCCGCGCAGGACATGGCCCATTGGGAAGGCTGCCAGCGGCTGATCGCGGCACTGCCAGGCCATATCGAGGCGGTGGCGATGGGGGAGATCGCCAACGCCGATGCCGCGCTGGCGATGGCGCGGCAGGACGTGCTGTTGCTGCCGTCGCGGTCGGAGAATTTCGGACACAGCATCTTCGAGGCGCTGGCCGCGGGCACGCCCGTCGTGATCGGGCAGAAGACCCCGTGGCGGGATCTGGCTGCGGTCCAGGCCGGGTGGGACGTGCCGCTCGATGACGTCGATGCGGTGGCCGCTGCCATCGACCGATTCGCGATCATGCCCGATGCCGAGCTTGCCGCGTGGCGGACCGGCGCACGACGCCGCGCGGAGGCGCACGTAGCGGGTAGCGATGCGCTGCCGAAGATGCGCGAACTGTTCAACGAACTCGCCGGCAAGAAGGCAAAGCGATGA
- a CDS encoding FkbM family methyltransferase, which produces MTWRIGRSLYLAARDETANAIATNGEADLIHRVFAAARAQHPDRPIVAFDIGANLGEWTVAALAAAGNAPCRIEVFEPVPDAIAATTNAIAAVGGGDRATVNPVAISDRDGETEMHLVGPTAGTNSLDGPAVQGSRTITVRLAALETIVGEKGIDHIDLMKIDTEGHDIAILRAMAPLLARGLPAVVQFEYNHRWLHNRGSLHEVFTLVAGTGYRVGRVLPDAVALFAEWNPELDRYFEANYVLVRADVADAIGARSVHWDVSNVPA; this is translated from the coding sequence ATGACCTGGCGTATCGGGCGCTCGCTCTATCTTGCGGCGCGGGACGAGACCGCGAACGCCATCGCCACCAACGGCGAGGCCGATCTGATCCACCGGGTGTTCGCCGCGGCGAGGGCGCAGCATCCCGATCGACCGATCGTCGCCTTCGACATCGGGGCGAACCTGGGCGAATGGACCGTCGCGGCGCTTGCCGCCGCCGGCAATGCGCCGTGCCGCATCGAAGTGTTCGAGCCGGTGCCGGACGCGATCGCGGCAACCACCAATGCCATCGCGGCAGTCGGCGGCGGCGACCGCGCGACGGTCAATCCGGTCGCGATCTCGGATCGAGATGGTGAAACCGAGATGCATCTGGTCGGGCCGACCGCGGGCACCAACAGCCTCGACGGGCCCGCCGTACAGGGATCTCGCACGATCACTGTACGGCTGGCCGCTCTGGAAACCATCGTGGGCGAGAAAGGCATCGACCACATCGACCTGATGAAGATCGATACCGAGGGTCACGACATCGCGATCCTTCGGGCGATGGCGCCCCTACTCGCGCGCGGCCTGCCGGCCGTGGTGCAGTTCGAATACAACCACCGCTGGCTGCACAACCGCGGCAGCCTGCACGAGGTGTTCACGCTGGTCGCCGGCACCGGCTACCGCGTCGGGCGCGTGCTGCCGGATGCGGTCGCCTTGTTTGCTGAATGGAATCCGGAACTCGATCGCTATTTCGAGGCTAACTATGTGCTTGTCCGCGCCGATGTCGCCGATGCGATCGGCGCGCGATCGGTGCACTGGGACGTCAGCAACGTCCCCGCCTGA